Proteins from a single region of Nitrospinota bacterium:
- the ureG gene encoding urease accessory protein UreG has translation MTKSIPRIGIGGPVGSGKTALIEALVPRLVADGTKIIVVTNDVVTIEDALHVKRTLEGILDPDRILGVETGACPHTAVREDPTMNLAALEEMETRFPDTDLVFLESGGDNLTLTFSPMLADYYIYVIDVAAGDKIPRKRGPAITQSDLLVINKIDLAPYVGASLAVMEADSLRYRGEKPFLFTNCKTGEGIDDVVALIRREVLFQDWPVHPPETEPK, from the coding sequence ATGACGAAATCGATTCCTCGCATTGGCATAGGCGGCCCTGTAGGGTCCGGCAAGACGGCCCTCATCGAGGCCCTAGTCCCTCGGCTCGTGGCCGATGGCACCAAGATCATTGTGGTGACCAACGATGTGGTGACCATCGAGGACGCCCTCCACGTGAAGCGGACTCTGGAGGGCATCCTCGATCCAGACCGGATCCTGGGGGTGGAGACCGGCGCCTGCCCGCACACCGCCGTGCGGGAGGATCCAACAATGAACCTGGCCGCCCTTGAGGAGATGGAGACCCGCTTCCCGGATACCGACCTCGTATTCCTGGAGAGCGGCGGCGACAACCTGACCCTGACCTTCAGCCCTATGCTGGCTGATTATTACATCTACGTCATCGACGTGGCCGCCGGCGATAAGATCCCCCGCAAACGAGGACCAGCCATCACCCAGTCTGACCTCCTCGTCATCAACAAAATCGACCTGGCGCCCTACGTGGGAGCAAGCCTTGCCGTCATGGAAGCCGATTCTCTCCGCTACCGTGGAGAAAAGCCTTTTCTGTTTACCAACTGCAAGACGGGCGAGGGGATCGACGACGTCGTAGCCCTGATTCGGCGCGAGGTCCTCTTTCAGGACTGGCCCGTCCACCCTCCAGAAACTGAGCCTAAGTAA
- a CDS encoding urease accessory protein UreD yields the protein MDGALSLTLALRAGRTCIVEQEHRAPLKVQVPIYADPAMPGMATVYVLSSSGGVVQGDRFTIGVRADEGTQVRMTTPAATKIYRSTGETATQHVHLRTEAESYLEYVPGPVIPFRDARFVESVTLEADPSSTLIFAETICSGRIARDERHAYALYSSRVEAHDLEGSLLFADHNYISPHDATPTAPGLMGPYDILGIVHILTPSSHAPELAATLQNLVSDAAVVLGGASQLPAECGVTMRLLGRRMEEVTAVVQHVCETVRAVIFDRKESSG from the coding sequence ATGGACGGCGCCCTCAGTCTCACCCTCGCTCTTAGAGCGGGCCGGACCTGTATTGTGGAGCAAGAGCACCGCGCGCCCCTCAAGGTTCAGGTGCCCATCTACGCCGATCCCGCCATGCCTGGGATGGCTACGGTCTACGTGTTGTCTTCCAGCGGAGGGGTCGTACAAGGGGACCGGTTCACCATCGGGGTTCGGGCTGACGAGGGGACCCAGGTCCGGATGACTACGCCAGCTGCCACCAAAATCTACCGCTCCACGGGTGAGACAGCCACACAGCACGTGCATCTGCGAACCGAGGCGGAGTCTTACCTGGAATACGTCCCCGGTCCGGTGATTCCATTCCGCGATGCCCGATTTGTCGAGTCGGTCACCCTCGAGGCCGATCCCTCCTCCACGCTGATCTTTGCCGAGACGATCTGTTCAGGCCGCATCGCTAGGGATGAGCGGCATGCCTACGCACTCTACTCTTCTAGGGTGGAGGCTCACGACCTGGAAGGCTCCCTCCTGTTCGCCGATCACAACTACATCAGCCCCCATGACGCAACGCCTACGGCCCCGGGACTAATGGGCCCCTACGACATCCTTGGGATCGTGCACATCCTGACCCCTTCTAGCCACGCACCGGAGCTGGCGGCCACGCTCCAGAACCTGGTGTCCGACGCAGCAGTTGTCCTTGGAGGGGCCAGTCAGCTGCCGGCTGAATGCGGGGTCACGATGCGCCTGTTGGGGCGGCGTATGGAGGAAGTGACCGCAGTCGTACAGCACGTGTGCGAAACCGTTCGGGCTGTCATATTTGACCGCAAAGAATCCTCCGGCTAA
- a CDS encoding urease accessory protein UreF, whose product MTTPIRIPTAMTLKGKANSGGSSEASQGLSTDLGFLGVLQLADSFFPSGLYTLSHGLETFVQHGLVTKAEDLEPLLHTYVEHLVGPADGVAIVHAHRAALLEDLTALCQVDRRLTAVKLTREAREAAMRIGKRVLATALSLAHQPILQAYMDAVEEGEAPGNAAIAYAATAAALAVPPREATLAALYAFAVGLLGVSMRLIRVDHVQAQSILARLRPHLIRVVDAHVDTPLEEMRSWTPLIDIMAMRHEQAHVRLFIS is encoded by the coding sequence ATGACCACCCCCATTCGCATCCCCACAGCCATGACCTTGAAGGGTAAGGCCAATAGTGGCGGAAGCAGTGAGGCTTCCCAAGGCCTCTCCACCGACCTCGGCTTCCTCGGGGTGTTGCAGCTGGCCGATTCGTTTTTCCCTTCGGGTCTTTACACTCTCTCCCACGGATTGGAGACCTTTGTCCAGCACGGCCTCGTGACAAAAGCCGAAGACCTGGAACCTCTCCTCCACACCTACGTAGAGCACCTGGTCGGCCCCGCTGATGGGGTTGCCATTGTCCATGCTCATCGCGCCGCCCTTTTAGAAGACTTGACTGCCCTGTGCCAGGTCGACCGTCGTCTTACCGCAGTCAAACTCACCCGGGAGGCCCGCGAGGCGGCCATGCGCATCGGCAAGCGGGTTCTCGCTACTGCCCTCTCGTTAGCCCATCAGCCCATCCTCCAAGCCTACATGGACGCTGTGGAGGAGGGGGAAGCTCCAGGCAACGCGGCCATTGCCTACGCCGCGACGGCGGCGGCCCTAGCCGTCCCCCCACGGGAGGCGACGTTGGCGGCGCTCTACGCCTTTGCCGTGGGCTTGCTGGGCGTGTCCATGCGGCTCATTCGCGTTGACCACGTCCAGGCCCAGAGCATTTTGGCTCGTCTCCGCCCGCATCTCATTCGGGTCGTAGACGCCCATGTCGATACACCCCTGGAGGAAATGAGAAGCTGGACGCCCCTTATCGACATCATGGCAATGCGCCATGAACAGGCGCACGTTCGGCTCTTCATCAGCTGA
- a CDS encoding histidinol-phosphatase: MAQAPGVDKDQVVAVLEEMAVILELKGENPFKVRAYANAARTLAATAEPVEDLVASGRLGELKGFGKAITEKVTTLVTTGRLPAYEELRASLPEGLFGLLDIPHLGPRKVRAIYDELGITTLRELEYACHENRLVALPGFGPKSQEKVLKGIADRKRYAAHFLYAEAA, encoded by the coding sequence GTGGCCCAGGCTCCTGGAGTGGACAAAGACCAGGTGGTGGCAGTACTGGAGGAGATGGCCGTCATCCTGGAGCTGAAGGGGGAGAACCCCTTCAAGGTCCGGGCCTACGCCAACGCCGCCCGCACCCTGGCGGCCACTGCCGAGCCCGTCGAAGACCTGGTGGCCTCGGGTCGGCTCGGGGAGCTCAAGGGCTTCGGGAAGGCCATCACGGAGAAGGTCACCACGCTGGTCACCACCGGGAGGCTGCCCGCCTACGAGGAGCTGCGCGCCTCTCTCCCCGAAGGGCTCTTCGGGCTGCTCGATATTCCGCACCTGGGCCCGCGCAAGGTTCGAGCCATCTACGACGAGCTCGGCATAACGACGCTGCGTGAGCTCGAGTACGCCTGCCACGAGAACCGCCTTGTGGCGCTGCCCGGCTTCGGGCCCAAGAGCCAGGAGAAGGTCCTAAAGGGCATCGCCGACCGCAAGCGCTACGCCGCCCACTTCCTCTACGCCGAGGCAGC
- a CDS encoding CbiX/SirB N-terminal domain-containing protein: MTRPLLVIFTHGSRDPRWIEPFEKLETALKEKLGPDGVRLAHMEVASPTLMDVAAESVKNGVESIRLLPLFMAGGGHVAHDIPAQAEEAMASFPGLQIEILPAIGEHPRLSELIYEVALEAGR, encoded by the coding sequence GTGACGCGACCCTTGCTGGTCATTTTCACCCACGGCAGCCGCGATCCGCGCTGGATCGAGCCCTTCGAGAAGCTCGAGACCGCCCTCAAGGAGAAGCTGGGCCCCGACGGGGTGCGCTTGGCCCATATGGAGGTCGCCTCGCCCACCTTGATGGATGTGGCCGCCGAGTCCGTGAAAAACGGTGTGGAGAGCATACGTCTTCTGCCCCTGTTTATGGCAGGCGGCGGGCATGTGGCTCACGATATCCCCGCCCAAGCCGAGGAGGCGATGGCCTCCTTTCCCGGGCTGCAGATCGAGATTCTACCGGCCATCGGCGAGCATCCGAGGCTCTCGGAATTAATCTACGAGGTAGCGCTAGAGGCAGGCCGGTGA